CCGATTCGCGGAGCGCGTCCGCTCGGCATGAGCGCAATCCCGATGCTCGAGACAACTGAAGTCACCTGGTGCGAGGTCTGCGGCGGCGCCGGCCTGATCTCGGTGTTGGATCTCGGTAGCCATCCCCTGTGCGACGATCTGGTTCGGGTCGGCGACGCACGCCTCTGCCGGGAGTACCCCATCGAGATACTCTTTTGCGAGCGCTGCGCCACCGCGCATCAGCGCTTCCAGGTGCCTAATCGCGAGCTGTTCCGGAAGTCGTATCACTACCGATCGCGTTTTACCGCGGACGTGCTGCGAGGAATGGAGGCGCTGGTGGAGTCCTGCGAACGGCAGCTCGGGCCGCTGAACGGCAAGCTCGTGCTGGACATCGGTTGTAACGACAGCAGCCTGCTGGATGTCTTTGCGCGCAAAGGATGCCGGACAATCGGCATCGAGCCGACCGGCGCCTGTGCCGACGGGCTCAATCGCGGTCACCAGCTTTACAACGCGTTCTTCACCGAGGAGTCGGCTGAGGTCATTCTCCGAGATCATGGCTGTCCTGATATTATTACGTTCACAAACGTCTTTGCTCATATCGAGAACTTGCCCGGCGTTATTCGCGCGTTGAAGATGCTGATGTCTGCCAAGACCGTTCTTGTCATCGAGAACCACTATCTCGGAGCCATTCTCGATCGTAGCCAGTTTGACACCTTCTACCACGAGCATCCCCGGACCTACAGCGTGTGCTCATTCTTGCACATCGCCAGGAGCTTGGAGAGCGGCGTGGGCGCAGTAGAGTTCCCGTCCCGCTACGGTGGCAACATCCGAGTCTTCATGGGGCAACGATTTCCGGACCGGATCGGCCCCGCAGTGGCCGCGGCGCTGGCGAACGAGGCGTCGTTCGTCCAGCGCTTTGCTGACCTGCGGGCGAACGCGTCGAGCTGGAGGACCATCGCCGGCCGGCGCCTGGTGTATCTGGTCGCTAAGCACGGGCCGCTTTCCGCGAAGGCGTTTCCCGGCCGGGCGGCGATTCTTGTCAAGATGCTGGCGCTAGACGAGGCTTCGATCGCCGTCGTCTATGAGAAGCCCGGATCGATGAAGATCGGGCATTATCTGCCGGGTACGAGGATACCTATTCGATCAGATGAGGAGTTGTTTGCGCTCGCAACCAAGCCG
Above is a genomic segment from Deltaproteobacteria bacterium containing:
- a CDS encoding methyltransferase domain-containing protein yields the protein MLETTEVTWCEVCGGAGLISVLDLGSHPLCDDLVRVGDARLCREYPIEILFCERCATAHQRFQVPNRELFRKSYHYRSRFTADVLRGMEALVESCERQLGPLNGKLVLDIGCNDSSLLDVFARKGCRTIGIEPTGACADGLNRGHQLYNAFFTEESAEVILRDHGCPDIITFTNVFAHIENLPGVIRALKMLMSAKTVLVIENHYLGAILDRSQFDTFYHEHPRTYSVCSFLHIARSLESGVGAVEFPSRYGGNIRVFMGQRFPDRIGPAVAAALANEASFVQRFADLRANASSWRTIAGRRLVYLVAKHGPLSAKAFPGRAAILVKMLALDEASIAVVYEKPGSMKIGHYLPGTRIPIRSDEELFALATKPPIILNLAWHISGEIRQYLSEHRYRGEVVDILDPSDLPIDPASRRPPRTPLDLSGVDERSDLASPPSLSRR